One window of Chryseobacterium sp. JJR-5R genomic DNA carries:
- a CDS encoding hydroxymethylglutaryl-CoA lyase, with protein MFLTECPRDAMQGWGEFIPTDQKIDYINSLMDVGFDVLDCLSFVSPKAIPQMADSAEVAENIDKSRSNTKVSAIVANYRGAEKALKHQSVDMIGFPFSISETFQHRNTNKSQEEAFGETVKMLELVKREGRQLNIYFSMAFGNPYGEMWKWEDVDFWAQRFSEIGVKDILLSDTTGVATPESIALLFEKIPSKYPDINFGGHFHNRYEDSYSKLKAAYDQGCTRFDSAIKGIGGCPMAKDDLVGNMPTEQVINFMSVEKAEHKLNLLHFESSYNKAKDIFHF; from the coding sequence ATGTTTCTTACTGAATGTCCGCGAGATGCCATGCAGGGCTGGGGAGAATTTATCCCTACCGATCAAAAAATAGACTACATCAATTCTTTAATGGATGTCGGTTTTGATGTCCTGGATTGCCTGAGCTTCGTATCTCCCAAAGCAATTCCCCAGATGGCTGATTCTGCTGAAGTAGCCGAAAATATAGATAAATCACGTTCCAATACAAAAGTTTCTGCCATTGTAGCCAATTACAGAGGAGCGGAGAAAGCGCTGAAGCACCAGTCGGTGGATATGATCGGCTTTCCGTTCTCCATTTCCGAAACGTTTCAGCATAGGAATACCAATAAAAGCCAGGAGGAAGCTTTTGGGGAGACGGTAAAAATGCTGGAACTCGTGAAACGGGAAGGGCGGCAGCTGAATATCTACTTTTCAATGGCATTCGGGAACCCGTACGGTGAAATGTGGAAATGGGAAGATGTGGATTTCTGGGCGCAACGGTTTTCAGAAATAGGCGTTAAAGATATTTTACTGTCTGATACCACGGGTGTTGCCACACCGGAAAGCATTGCTCTTCTGTTTGAGAAAATACCTTCAAAATATCCTGATATTAACTTCGGCGGGCATTTCCATAACCGCTATGAAGATTCTTATTCCAAACTAAAGGCAGCGTATGACCAGGGCTGTACAAGGTTTGACAGTGCGATCAAAGGTATCGGAGGCTGCCCGATGGCAAAAGATGACCTGGTTGGAAATATGCCTACGGAACAGGTGATTAATTTTATGAGTGTAGAAAAAGCGGAACACAAATTGAATCTGTTACACTTTGAAAGTTCTTACAATAAAGCAAAAGATATCTTTCATTTTTAA
- the mutS gene encoding DNA mismatch repair protein MutS gives MAKAVKKETPLMTQYNTIKARYPDALLLFRVGDFYETFGQDAVKTSQILGIVLTKRANGEGHIELAGFPHHSVDSYLPKLVRAGMRVAICDQLEDPKTVKGIVKRGVTELVTPGVTFNDQVLNSKKNNFLLSLHKEKERFGIALVDISTGEFLVNEGNLEKLLHIVNTFDPSEIIYQRSAQIPEQFKNKNAFKLEDWAFQYNFAYEKLTNHFKTNSLKGFGIESQPLAITAAGAIFAYLVEDTHHNLLSHITKIQVIPQEDFLMMDHFTLRNLEIICPSSPQGKSLLDIIDKTSTPMGGRLLRRRIILPLKSVSEIGRRLSLIDFLNENDPLKYEISQLLKSISDLDRLMGKLAAEKISPKELGYLRQSLISIHKIKALLHPHADVLAWLDPLYDQDELIKCLQDHLNDELPVNLAKGNVIKEGISEELDHLRGLQSKGRGFLDEMCHREVQRTGISSLKIDFNNVFGYYIEVRNTHKDKVPADWIRKQTLVNAERYITEELKEYESQILGAEEKIGVLEHELYRNVCTETMIYIDRIQENSNLIAQLDVAVGLSELAVSESYTKPVLTETFSIDLKEARHPIIENALPLGEKYIPNDIFLDKDSQQIIMVTGPNMAGKSAILRQTAIVCLMAQIGSFVPAKHAEIGILDKIFTRVGASDNISAGESTFMVEMNEAANILNNISERSLILLDEIGRGTSTYDGVSIAWAIAEYLHQHPTQAKTLFATHYHELNEMTVNFERVKNFHVSIQENKGNIIFLRKLIPGGSEHSFGIHVAKLAGMPSKVVNRANEILKTLEASRTQGTSSEGIKRVTEENMQLSFFQLDDPVLENIREELTKIDINTLTPIEALMKLNSIKKMIGK, from the coding sequence ATGGCAAAGGCAGTGAAGAAAGAAACTCCGTTAATGACACAGTACAATACCATCAAGGCCAGATACCCTGATGCGCTTTTGCTATTTCGGGTAGGGGATTTTTACGAGACTTTCGGGCAGGATGCCGTTAAGACCTCTCAGATTTTAGGGATTGTCCTTACCAAAAGAGCCAATGGGGAAGGACATATCGAACTGGCCGGGTTTCCGCACCATTCAGTAGATTCTTATCTCCCCAAACTGGTAAGAGCCGGAATGAGGGTAGCCATCTGCGACCAGCTGGAAGATCCTAAAACCGTAAAAGGGATTGTAAAAAGGGGCGTGACGGAGCTGGTTACTCCCGGCGTTACTTTCAATGATCAGGTTTTGAACTCAAAAAAGAACAATTTCCTGCTTTCCCTTCATAAGGAAAAAGAAAGGTTCGGGATTGCCCTGGTGGATATTTCTACCGGAGAATTTCTGGTAAACGAAGGAAATCTGGAGAAGCTTCTTCACATTGTCAATACTTTTGATCCCAGTGAGATTATTTACCAGCGAAGTGCCCAGATCCCGGAACAGTTTAAAAATAAAAATGCCTTTAAGCTTGAAGACTGGGCTTTCCAGTATAATTTTGCTTATGAAAAGCTGACGAACCATTTCAAAACCAATTCTTTAAAAGGCTTCGGTATTGAAAGCCAGCCGCTGGCCATTACAGCCGCAGGCGCTATCTTTGCCTATCTGGTAGAAGATACGCACCATAATTTACTGTCCCACATCACCAAAATCCAAGTTATCCCGCAGGAAGATTTCCTGATGATGGATCATTTTACCTTAAGGAACCTGGAAATTATCTGCCCAAGCAGCCCGCAGGGCAAGTCATTGCTGGATATTATTGACAAGACCTCCACTCCGATGGGCGGAAGGCTGCTGAGGAGAAGGATCATTCTGCCGCTGAAATCGGTAAGTGAAATCGGGAGGAGGCTTTCTTTAATTGATTTTTTAAACGAAAACGACCCTCTTAAATATGAAATTTCTCAGTTACTAAAGTCGATTTCGGATTTAGACCGTTTGATGGGGAAACTGGCTGCAGAGAAAATTTCACCTAAAGAATTAGGCTATCTCCGCCAGAGCCTGATCAGTATCCATAAAATCAAGGCTTTGCTGCATCCTCATGCCGATGTTCTTGCATGGCTGGACCCTCTGTATGATCAGGATGAACTGATTAAATGCCTGCAGGACCACCTCAATGATGAGCTGCCGGTGAACCTGGCCAAGGGAAATGTGATTAAGGAAGGGATTTCTGAGGAACTGGACCATCTGAGAGGGCTTCAAAGCAAAGGACGCGGATTTCTGGATGAAATGTGCCATAGGGAAGTTCAAAGGACAGGGATTTCAAGCCTTAAGATTGATTTTAATAACGTCTTCGGATATTATATCGAGGTCAGGAATACCCATAAAGATAAAGTGCCCGCCGATTGGATCAGGAAACAGACCCTGGTGAATGCCGAACGTTACATTACGGAAGAACTGAAGGAATATGAAAGCCAGATTCTGGGAGCCGAAGAAAAAATCGGGGTTCTGGAACATGAGCTGTACCGGAATGTCTGTACCGAAACCATGATCTATATTGACCGGATTCAGGAAAATTCAAACCTCATCGCACAGCTGGATGTTGCGGTAGGTTTATCTGAGCTGGCCGTTTCCGAAAGCTATACCAAACCGGTTTTAACGGAAACTTTTTCAATCGATCTGAAAGAAGCCCGGCACCCGATCATTGAGAACGCGCTTCCGCTGGGTGAAAAATATATTCCGAATGATATTTTCCTGGATAAAGATTCTCAGCAGATCATCATGGTTACCGGCCCGAACATGGCCGGTAAATCGGCCATCCTCCGTCAGACGGCCATTGTCTGCCTGATGGCACAGATCGGAAGCTTTGTACCGGCGAAACATGCGGAAATCGGCATCCTGGATAAAATTTTCACCCGGGTAGGTGCATCGGACAATATCTCTGCCGGTGAATCCACCTTTATGGTCGAAATGAACGAAGCCGCCAATATCCTGAATAATATTTCTGAGCGCAGCCTGATCCTGCTGGATGAAATCGGGCGCGGAACCTCTACCTATGATGGGGTTTCCATAGCCTGGGCCATTGCAGAATACCTTCACCAGCATCCCACGCAGGCAAAAACCTTATTTGCTACGCATTACCATGAACTGAATGAAATGACGGTAAATTTTGAGAGGGTAAAGAATTTCCATGTTTCTATCCAGGAGAATAAAGGCAACATTATTTTCTTAAGGAAACTGATCCCTGGTGGAAGCGAACACAGCTTCGGTATCCATGTTGCCAAACTGGCGGGGATGCCTTCAAAAGTAGTCAACAGAGCCAATGAAATCCTGAAAACACTGGAAGCCAGTCGTACGCAGGGCACTTCGTCTGAAGGCATCAAAAGGGTAACAGAAGAAAACATGCAGCTCTCTTTCTTTCAGCTGGATGATCCGGTTCTGGAAAACATCCGTGAAGAACTGACAAAAATCGATATCAATACGCTGACCCCGATTGAAGCGTTAATGAAGCTTAATTCGATAAAAAAAATGATTGGAAAATAA
- a CDS encoding acyl-CoA thioesterase gives MIFYHKFEVRWSDLDANKHLANSSYVQYCAQTRMAFMKQEKMGVTQMSRWGIGPVIMHERFSFFKEIFADQTVVVSLEIDACAEDCSIYRFVHKFYTPEGEHCATAEATGVWIDTMLRKMTTPPEDVVEAMNKYRSPETVVLTREDFKKLPFRPENIDPAKLN, from the coding sequence ATGATATTTTACCATAAATTCGAAGTACGCTGGAGCGATCTCGATGCCAACAAACACCTGGCAAACTCATCATACGTACAATACTGTGCACAAACCCGAATGGCTTTTATGAAGCAGGAAAAAATGGGTGTTACCCAGATGAGCCGATGGGGAATCGGCCCTGTGATCATGCATGAAAGGTTTTCTTTTTTTAAGGAAATATTTGCAGATCAGACCGTTGTTGTAAGCCTGGAAATTGATGCCTGTGCAGAAGACTGTTCCATCTACCGTTTTGTGCACAAATTTTATACGCCGGAAGGGGAGCACTGTGCCACTGCAGAAGCAACAGGGGTCTGGATTGATACGATGCTGAGAAAAATGACTACCCCGCCGGAAGATGTGGTAGAGGCAATGAATAAATATAGATCTCCGGAAACCGTAGTCTTAACAAGAGAAGATTTCAAAAAACTTCCTTTCCGTCCGGAAAATATTGATCCGGCAAAACTGAACTGA
- a CDS encoding energy transducer TonB, producing the protein MKIIIILCLAYSGFSPAQEQAIATTELNELVIREKNGRAIIDAEKPAQFLKGNKVFQDMLYQNFRKRKIVYSGKKETCEIIFVIDTDGSMTDIKTIGDNEPFNQEALRAISKIKGKWIPAERNGEKVRYRFRIPLTMHFETQK; encoded by the coding sequence ATGAAGATAATAATAATCCTATGTCTGGCATACAGCGGTTTTAGCCCGGCCCAGGAACAGGCAATTGCAACGACGGAACTGAACGAACTGGTGATAAGAGAAAAAAACGGCAGAGCAATCATTGATGCAGAAAAGCCGGCGCAGTTTTTAAAAGGGAATAAAGTGTTCCAAGATATGCTTTATCAAAATTTCCGGAAGCGAAAAATCGTTTATTCAGGGAAAAAAGAAACCTGTGAGATTATTTTCGTCATTGATACGGACGGATCTATGACAGACATAAAAACGATTGGAGATAATGAGCCATTTAATCAGGAAGCTTTAAGAGCCATTTCAAAAATTAAAGGCAAATGGATTCCGGCGGAAAGAAACGGTGAAAAAGTTCGTTACAGGTTCAGAATTCCGTTAACGATGCATTTTGAAACACAAAAATGA
- a CDS encoding NAD(P)/FAD-dependent oxidoreductase, which produces MKQIIIIGGGASGFFCAANLDEAKYKITILEQNSDVLQKVKISGGGRCNVTHACFDPRELVQFYPRGNKELLSVFTKFQPGDTMDWFERRNVPLKIENDNRVFPESNSSQTIINILLQEIQQKNVEVKTKCSVKEIEKSDGKYVIKTSLGDFEADFVIYATGSSPKSLKMIEHLGHKIIDLVPSLFTFNIKDDLLKDLAGTSFEMAETSIPTLKTEESGPLLITHWGLSGPAILKISAWEAINLAKAKYNFEIEVNFISKDIEDAEGLFQHFRQSNPKKTIGQSKIFDITNRFWQRILEVSKVDLNKQVAQLSGKEMLAIVENVCRKKFRVTGKSTFKDEFVTAGGVDLKEINFKNMASKILPDFYIAGEVLNIDAVTGGFNFQACWSEAWLIAQDLNLK; this is translated from the coding sequence ATGAAGCAAATTATCATTATCGGAGGCGGGGCATCAGGCTTTTTCTGTGCAGCCAATCTTGACGAAGCAAAATATAAGATTACGATTCTCGAACAGAATTCGGATGTCCTTCAGAAAGTTAAAATTTCCGGGGGAGGCCGCTGCAACGTAACCCATGCCTGTTTTGATCCGCGGGAACTGGTGCAGTTCTATCCCCGTGGAAACAAGGAACTGTTAAGTGTTTTCACCAAATTTCAGCCGGGTGATACCATGGATTGGTTCGAGCGGCGCAATGTGCCCTTAAAAATAGAAAATGACAACCGGGTTTTCCCTGAAAGCAATTCTTCACAAACCATTATCAATATTTTACTTCAGGAAATCCAACAGAAAAATGTTGAGGTAAAGACGAAATGCTCCGTTAAGGAAATTGAAAAATCAGACGGAAAATATGTAATTAAAACCAGCCTGGGCGATTTTGAAGCTGATTTTGTAATCTACGCAACCGGAAGCTCCCCGAAATCCCTTAAAATGATCGAGCATTTGGGCCATAAAATCATTGATCTGGTTCCTTCCCTCTTTACCTTCAATATTAAAGATGATTTACTGAAAGACCTGGCCGGAACAAGTTTTGAAATGGCGGAAACATCCATTCCAACCTTAAAAACGGAAGAAAGCGGACCGCTGCTAATTACGCACTGGGGGCTTTCAGGCCCCGCGATTCTGAAAATTTCGGCGTGGGAAGCGATCAACCTGGCGAAAGCAAAATATAACTTTGAAATTGAAGTGAATTTTATTTCCAAAGACATTGAGGATGCGGAAGGATTATTTCAGCATTTCAGGCAGTCGAATCCAAAAAAAACCATCGGGCAGTCAAAAATATTTGACATCACGAACCGTTTTTGGCAAAGGATTCTGGAGGTTTCAAAGGTTGACCTGAATAAGCAGGTGGCCCAGCTTTCAGGAAAGGAAATGCTGGCGATCGTTGAAAACGTGTGCAGAAAAAAATTCCGGGTAACCGGAAAATCGACTTTTAAAGATGAGTTTGTAACCGCCGGAGGTGTTGATTTAAAGGAAATTAACTTTAAAAACATGGCTTCAAAAATTTTGCCGGATTTTTATATTGCCGGAGAAGTTCTGAATATTGATGCGGTAACGGGCGGATTTAATTTTCAGGCGTGCTGGAGCGAGGCATGGCTTATTGCGCAGGATCTGAATTTAAAGTAA
- the pepT gene encoding peptidase T produces the protein MSAIEFNPLWKEKLLNRFLTYVKIYSTSDAESETTPSTERQWDIAKYMVEELRTIGLEDVSIDDNGYIMGYVPSNLENNDRPTIGFISHYDTSPDFSGENVKPKVWENYDGNDLLLNQATGFTLSPSKFESLKQYTGQTLITTDGNTLLGADDKAGCAEIVTAAEYLIAHPEIKHGRIAVGFTPDEEIGRGAHKFDVAKFGAEFAYTMDGSEVGELEYENFNAAGAVVKIHGLSVHPGYAYGKMVNAALLASEFARMLPADETPATTKGFDGFYHLMDLNADISEAKLQYIIRDHDADKFEARKKFMEEKVAEFNQKHGEGTAEVEIKEQYRNMKQQFEGKMHIIDIAAEAMKEAGIEPKIKAIRGGTDGAQLSYMGLPCPNIFAGGMNFHGPYEYVALESMEKAVAVIINIVKK, from the coding sequence ATGAGCGCAATAGAATTTAACCCATTGTGGAAAGAAAAACTGCTGAACCGTTTTCTTACCTATGTAAAAATATATTCGACCAGCGATGCAGAAAGTGAAACAACTCCTTCTACGGAAAGGCAGTGGGACATCGCCAAATATATGGTTGAAGAATTAAGAACCATCGGCCTGGAAGACGTCTCCATTGATGATAACGGTTATATCATGGGCTACGTCCCTTCAAACCTTGAAAATAATGACCGGCCCACGATTGGATTTATTTCGCATTACGATACTTCTCCGGATTTCAGCGGGGAAAATGTAAAGCCTAAGGTATGGGAAAACTATGACGGGAATGACCTGCTCCTGAATCAGGCCACAGGATTTACTTTATCACCTTCAAAATTTGAAAGTTTAAAACAATATACCGGTCAGACCTTAATTACGACAGACGGAAACACGCTTCTCGGAGCTGATGATAAAGCCGGCTGTGCAGAGATTGTAACCGCTGCAGAATACCTGATTGCCCATCCTGAAATCAAACACGGAAGAATTGCCGTGGGCTTTACGCCTGATGAAGAAATCGGAAGAGGCGCGCACAAATTCGATGTTGCTAAATTCGGGGCAGAATTTGCCTATACCATGGACGGAAGTGAAGTGGGAGAACTGGAATATGAAAACTTCAACGCGGCAGGAGCTGTGGTGAAAATCCACGGTCTGAGTGTTCACCCGGGTTATGCTTACGGAAAAATGGTAAATGCAGCTTTATTGGCTTCTGAATTTGCCCGGATGCTTCCGGCTGACGAAACTCCGGCCACCACGAAAGGCTTTGACGGATTTTATCATTTAATGGACCTGAATGCTGATATTTCCGAGGCTAAGCTTCAGTACATCATCCGTGACCACGATGCTGATAAATTTGAAGCAAGAAAAAAATTCATGGAAGAAAAAGTAGCAGAGTTTAATCAGAAACACGGCGAAGGAACGGCTGAAGTTGAGATTAAAGAACAGTACCGAAACATGAAGCAGCAGTTTGAAGGAAAGATGCATATCATTGATATTGCTGCAGAAGCGATGAAAGAAGCAGGAATCGAGCCTAAAATTAAAGCGATCAGAGGAGGAACAGACGGTGCACAGTTATCCTATATGGGACTTCCCTGCCCGAATATTTTTGCCGGCGGAATGAATTTCCACGGGCCCTACGAATATGTGGCGCTGGAAAGCATGGAAAAAGCCGTTGCGGTGATCATTAATATTGTTAAAAAATAA
- a CDS encoding DUF2306 domain-containing protein has translation MLSVKKNIPNILKTLLIIGFGYFFWLMIKITLEYIPSKADVGFLMIKQTEIGQQPEYLYFFYTHVYTSIFVLLSGFSAILRKNFGLGNFHKNSGKIYIFLILIFAAPSGIYMGVFANGETLSKISFVTLGCLWWFLTFMAYRLAKQQKFKEHKQWMWRSFALTLSAVTLRMWKVIIVYLFHPDPMDAYQAIAWLGWVPNILLIEYLITKKKI, from the coding sequence ATGCTTTCAGTCAAAAAAAACATTCCAAACATACTTAAGACCCTTTTAATCATCGGGTTCGGGTATTTCTTTTGGTTGATGATAAAAATTACGCTGGAATATATTCCTTCAAAAGCGGATGTAGGTTTTTTAATGATCAAGCAGACAGAAATCGGGCAGCAGCCGGAGTATCTGTATTTTTTCTATACCCATGTCTATACCAGTATTTTTGTTTTGCTGAGCGGATTTTCAGCCATTCTCAGAAAAAATTTCGGATTAGGAAATTTCCATAAAAATTCAGGGAAGATTTATATTTTCCTTATCCTGATTTTTGCGGCACCGTCCGGAATTTATATGGGGGTTTTTGCCAATGGCGAAACCCTATCGAAGATTTCTTTCGTTACTCTGGGCTGTTTATGGTGGTTTTTAACCTTTATGGCTTACCGGCTGGCAAAGCAGCAGAAGTTCAAGGAACATAAACAGTGGATGTGGCGGAGCTTTGCCCTTACATTATCTGCAGTCACCCTAAGAATGTGGAAAGTAATTATTGTATATTTATTCCACCCGGACCCGATGGACGCATATCAGGCCATTGCATGGCTGGGCTGGGTTCCGAATATATTATTAATTGAATATTTAATCACAAAAAAAAAGATATGA
- a CDS encoding YARHG domain-containing protein, with product MKITPLALAGLLTISLISCKKDSTADISSKNLPAKKDPAAAPEIYKEYYGIYMGDFAGKEMITPEMDEEYEGDVFKKISLKINRITKDSVYGQSIVDGNQRPFRGVFNEAAKSFVLDEPGNNKTDGRFEVKLNHDSLTGSWNAFNKSAVKVSSKRVRLVKKEFTYNPNFMLSPDNDLIDWENPKNFVEKYTDEETGKTESYTASKNRIASDAVFRINASKQKLAEKDLKNLRKLDLEIIKNSIFARHGYSFKKATYRNFFEQTDWYIPVSDNVDNDLSPMEKENVTLLNRFIKYAEDKYDTFGR from the coding sequence ATGAAAATTACACCATTGGCATTAGCCGGATTATTGACGATCAGCTTAATAAGCTGCAAAAAAGACTCAACGGCAGACATTTCCTCAAAAAACCTTCCAGCAAAAAAAGACCCTGCGGCAGCGCCTGAAATTTATAAGGAATACTACGGGATTTATATGGGCGATTTTGCCGGAAAAGAGATGATCACCCCTGAAATGGATGAAGAATATGAAGGTGATGTATTCAAAAAGATTTCTTTGAAGATCAACAGGATTACCAAAGACAGCGTTTACGGACAAAGCATTGTAGACGGAAACCAGAGGCCTTTCCGCGGGGTTTTTAATGAAGCAGCCAAATCTTTTGTACTGGATGAGCCGGGCAATAATAAAACCGACGGAAGGTTTGAAGTTAAACTAAACCATGACAGCCTTACAGGAAGCTGGAACGCATTTAATAAATCTGCGGTGAAAGTATCTTCAAAACGGGTGAGACTGGTAAAAAAAGAGTTCACTTACAACCCGAATTTTATGCTGAGCCCGGATAATGACCTGATCGACTGGGAGAATCCCAAAAATTTTGTTGAGAAATATACGGATGAAGAAACCGGGAAAACAGAAAGTTATACCGCTTCCAAAAACAGGATTGCTTCTGATGCCGTGTTCAGAATAAACGCCTCTAAGCAGAAGCTGGCTGAGAAAGACCTTAAAAACTTACGGAAGCTGGACCTGGAAATTATTAAAAACTCCATCTTTGCAAGGCATGGCTATTCATTTAAAAAGGCCACCTACAGAAATTTCTTCGAGCAGACGGATTGGTACATCCCCGTTTCAGATAACGTAGACAATGATCTTTCACCAATGGAAAAAGAAAACGTAACCCTGCTGAACCGTTTCATCAAATATGCTGAGGATAAATACGATACCTTTGGGAGATAA
- a CDS encoding DUF2809 domain-containing protein, which produces MIKIKFSTIYFLLTLLLFVTEVSIATKLKDIFFVRAYLGDVIVVMLLYTFIKSFFVINRNDQLIAGIFIFSCFIELAQYFNIAERLSFRPGSLMYIVIGNSFSWIDILCYAAGCLLMFVFLQIKIKKDNLN; this is translated from the coding sequence ATGATCAAAATAAAGTTCAGTACAATCTATTTTCTGCTTACCCTTCTGCTTTTTGTCACGGAGGTATCCATTGCTACAAAGTTAAAGGATATTTTCTTTGTAAGGGCTTATCTCGGGGATGTTATTGTCGTGATGCTGCTGTATACTTTCATCAAAAGTTTCTTTGTCATTAACCGCAATGATCAGCTCATTGCAGGAATTTTCATTTTTTCCTGTTTCATAGAATTGGCGCAATACTTCAACATTGCTGAACGACTAAGTTTCAGGCCCGGCAGCCTGATGTATATTGTTATCGGGAATTCTTTTTCCTGGATTGATATTTTGTGTTACGCTGCCGGGTGTCTGCTGATGTTTGTATTCTTACAGATAAAAATAAAAAAGGATAATTTAAATTAG
- a CDS encoding SUF system Fe-S cluster assembly protein, producing MKFTDDQIADIGEEIIKVMKTVYDPEIPVDIYELGLVYDVQISDDADVKIIMTLTSPNCPVAESLPQEVKDKVKEVENVKEVDLELTFEPTWNKDMMSEEAKFELGML from the coding sequence ATGAAATTTACAGACGATCAGATTGCCGACATTGGTGAAGAAATCATCAAGGTCATGAAAACCGTGTACGACCCTGAAATTCCGGTAGATATTTACGAACTGGGACTGGTTTATGATGTTCAGATCTCCGACGATGCGGATGTTAAAATCATAATGACCTTAACGAGTCCTAACTGTCCCGTTGCAGAGAGTCTTCCGCAGGAGGTAAAGGACAAAGTGAAAGAAGTAGAAAATGTGAAAGAAGTAGATTTGGAACTTACTTTCGAACCAACCTGGAACAAAGACATGATGAGCGAAGAAGCGAAGTTTGAATTGGGAATGCTTTAA
- a CDS encoding OsmC family protein yields MTSKITYLGGLRCSAEHLQSGTVIESDAPTDNHGKGEKFSPTDLCAASLAECALTTVAILGKDRNIDIDGAYCTLQKIMKTEPRRIGEIVCNFTFPGSFSDAEKAFIEETVHNCPVSRSLHPDLVQTMIFIYQ; encoded by the coding sequence ATGACATCAAAAATAACATACCTAGGCGGACTAAGATGTTCGGCAGAACATTTACAGTCCGGAACAGTCATTGAGAGTGACGCGCCAACAGACAATCACGGGAAAGGAGAGAAGTTCTCACCTACGGATTTATGTGCAGCCTCGCTGGCAGAATGTGCACTGACTACGGTTGCCATTCTGGGCAAAGACAGAAATATAGATATCGACGGGGCGTACTGCACGCTGCAGAAAATTATGAAAACTGAGCCGAGAAGGATTGGTGAGATTGTTTGTAATTTTACGTTTCCGGGTTCGTTTTCAGATGCAGAAAAGGCGTTTATCGAAGAGACTGTTCATAACTGCCCGGTTTCAAGAAGCCTTCATCCGGATTTGGTACAGACCATGATTTTTATTTATCAATAG
- the thiL gene encoding thiamine-phosphate kinase, with protein sequence MFEDKEPELTPISKLGEFGLIKHLTEHFPLANGSSELGVGDDAAVINPENKKVILTTDVLAEGVHFNLGYVPLKHLGYKAVVVNLSDIAAMNATPTQILVSLAVSNRFPVEALEEIYAGIQAACKRYKVDLIGGDTTSSNAGLVMSITAVGLENDENIVKRSTAKPNDLLVVTGDLGGAYMGLQILEREHAVFLADPNMQPEMEGYDYILERQLKPEARTDVKAILEQLDIKPTSMIDVSDGLASEILHLSDQSQVGFRLYEEKVPMDNLTITTADEFNLNPVMAALSGGEDYELLFTISPNDFDKMKNHPDFTVIGHAVEKEEGNFMVARGSNQLVALTAQGWDAFLGSQQG encoded by the coding sequence ATGTTTGAAGATAAAGAACCGGAATTGACGCCGATTTCCAAATTAGGGGAATTTGGCTTAATAAAACACCTGACAGAACATTTTCCGTTAGCCAACGGATCTTCTGAGCTTGGGGTGGGAGATGACGCAGCCGTGATCAATCCTGAAAATAAAAAAGTAATCCTTACTACTGATGTCCTGGCAGAAGGGGTTCATTTCAATTTAGGATACGTTCCGTTGAAGCACCTGGGATATAAAGCCGTTGTGGTGAACTTGAGTGATATTGCCGCGATGAATGCAACGCCGACACAGATTTTGGTTTCCCTGGCGGTTTCCAACCGTTTTCCGGTGGAAGCATTGGAGGAAATCTATGCCGGAATTCAGGCGGCCTGCAAAAGGTATAAGGTTGATTTAATCGGCGGGGATACAACGAGTTCCAATGCCGGACTGGTGATGAGCATTACCGCTGTCGGACTTGAAAATGACGAAAATATTGTAAAAAGAAGTACGGCAAAACCAAATGACCTGCTTGTGGTAACCGGCGATTTAGGCGGAGCGTATATGGGACTTCAAATCTTAGAAAGAGAGCATGCTGTGTTCTTAGCCGATCCGAATATGCAGCCGGAAATGGAAGGCTATGATTATATTCTGGAAAGGCAGCTGAAGCCGGAGGCAAGAACCGATGTGAAAGCCATATTAGAACAGCTGGATATCAAACCGACTTCCATGATTGACGTTTCAGACGGCCTGGCTTCGGAAATCCTGCATCTTTCTGACCAGTCACAGGTTGGATTCAGGCTGTATGAAGAGAAAGTCCCGATGGATAACCTGACGATTACAACGGCGGATGAATTTAATTTAAACCCGGTGATGGCTGCTTTAAGCGGAGGAGAAGATTACGAACTGCTGTTCACCATTTCCCCGAATGATTTCGATAAAATGAAAAACCATCCAGACTTTACGGTTATCGGCCATGCGGTTGAGAAAGAAGAGGGTAATTTTATGGTAGCCCGGGGCTCTAACCAGCTGGTTGCTCTAACGGCACAGGGCTGGGATGCTTTTCTGGGAAGCCAGCAGGGATAG